DNA from Sphaerodactylus townsendi isolate TG3544 linkage group LG08, MPM_Stown_v2.3, whole genome shotgun sequence:
tattattaaacttaataaagatcattatttttaaaaaaaatagtctaTAGAGTCACTCTGTATCCTTTAATATAGCCTCTAGCTAATATACAGACTTGCCAAGATTGCTCCTAGTATATTAAAACTGCAGAGAAGCTAAGATTTTAACTTACAAGAATCTGCTGGCCAGTGCTGGCCTTGTAGGCTGTTTTTCAAGAACACCTCTAAACCAGTATATTTTCTGACACACATATGGAAAAAGATAATACAACAGACAATAGGAAAAGGATGGGTGGAACAGTAGATTGTCATCCCCCCCAAAATTCACTCCCAACATTATGAAACAGATATACTAGGCCAACAAGAACAGAACTTCTGGTTAGGAGAAGAATCTGACAAACTCAGCAGTATCAGTTTGTTACAATACTTGCTAATAGCAAAAAGATGGACCAGAAAACTTTTAGTTAGCATTTTTTTCTGGTCATTGTCTCCCCAAATGAGTACCAGAGAGGCACTCATTTTAGGGACAGAATGTATGGCATATAAAGTCTTACCTTTTGCTAATTCTGTAATGTGCAGTCTCCAAGATTCCTGTTATGGGGTTTGAAATGGTGGCTCGCCTCAGCTGTGAAGCGAACCAATCAAAACAATTGCATTACAATGCGTATATCGCACCACATCAATCCGACCATTCAGAATCCTACAAAGGAGCTCTGGCTTTGGTTAAGTTCCCTTTCACTATGTGAAATAACAAAACAGTATCATGCACAATACTATGACTCCTGCAAGGTTGGTCCTATATATTTTGAAGCACACAGTAATGACACTCACCTGAATCTAGCTTGAAGCAACAGGCTACTTCTGAGTTATTGGCGTCATGGTAAAAATCAACAGTACACTTGGATAAAGCCATTGGTTGTCCTTGTACAATTAAAGATCAAGTTGGGTGACTTATGGAAGGTATCTGATATACTTATTGGATTTTGGTCAAATGTAGAAGAGTGAGAGGGTGTCATAGGCCCCTGTCTTATCAGTTGAATTCAGGGCAACATTTTCTTTCGAAAAGCTTGCCAACCTTGGGAGCAGAACATGGGAGGGGGTCAAACTCCCTGGTTAATTTGCAAAAATAATGGGGGAAAAGGTTTTGTcatgagggagaaggaagagaaatttGGCCTTTGGTAATTTGGCCATTAGGGCTGGTCATCTATCACCTTCATAGGCAAGGTAGCTTCTTAAAGTGAAGAAATCACAAAACGGCCTCCGTACTTGTGCTACTGAAGACTAGCACAAGAAGCAGGAGAGAGACAATGCTGTCCAGTCTCTGACTCCCCTATTACATTACTGTGTAGCTTTTTGTCCACAAAAGTCCATCACTTTTAGCATTAGTTTTCTGGGGAGTCACAGGGCTGCTAAAGGAAGACAAGGGAAACCAACCTGTACAAactctcttgcttttaaaaagattaaatacTACAAACCATAAAACTACTTCCCAAAGCACAACATAGACACAATGTCATGACAGAATTATCAAAAGCAAAGTCTGCTATAATGAAATGAAAGATAATCAGTGGGATTTTTGCATTTGACAAGTACGGACGATTTCGTTTCTTTACCCTTGGCTTGGCAAGCTCTTTGACGGTTTCTATTTCTTCATCAGAAATTATTTCAATGAAACGAACAATTCGTGGACGGTCCCACTCATCCTCTTGCTTCACAGGACCCAGTATATATTTGGGATTTCCATTTCCATCAGAGTAACGGCAAAAGAGTTTACTCTGTCTTCTAGGAGTCTGAAATTTGAAACAGAGTAAAATCTTATTAATAAAATACATGCACACCTCCAAGGAAATAGGCAGCCAATAGACTGGCATGATAAACTTTACAAAATATTTCTAAGCAATTgtgtataaatttaatattcaTAGTAATTACCATTTTGAGACCTTCCCCACGACATAGCATTTCATACTTTTGTCTCTCTGGTAGGTAATCCTTGGAAGGACCCTTTTTCTGAATTTTACTTTCTTCCTCAGCCTTATCATTTGTTTCGGCAAAGGACTTGTTCGTTTCTTTTTCTTTAGCCATGAtatattcaaaatatttcatGTTACCATTGGCTCTCTGATGCTCTGGGTCTATGGTAGAGGAAAGGAAATATGCATATAAATTCACAGCTTTGAAGATGCGAACTTTCAGTTTAGACAGATACTTAAATCAGAACACAGCAAAATGTGGTCCATTTGCATTGTATTTTTGTTACAACACACGCTTATTCTTACTGTTACAAAGAAAATACAATTCTTGCATAATAACAACACACAGAGCAGTAAATGAATCTTACTTTAGAATAAAAAACCAGCGGATTCAAAGAATGAACATTTTCTTCGATGACAGCAAGCCAAAGATGATGCAGTGAACTACTAAGAAAAGTTTGATGAGCTCAAAGGGAGCAGCTGAACCTGAGAAACACAGACCTAGCCAATATGACTTTTGTCACAAGTAAAGTGGCAATGTCAGGTACAAGAATAAAATTCCCACTAAAACCACGAGGAACAGATTGAAAACGAGCAGCTTTCTGTGACAGCTGAAATACTTACATCACATTATAAGTTTCTGCcacttaaattaaaatgtaaaatgagaCACTGCTGCGTTATAACAATTCACAAGACAGCCAATATAGGGACCATACAAATCACAGCATCAGTGTATCAGTATACCTGATTTCGTTCCTGACTTACAAGGGGTTGTATGAATCAATGCACCAGTATACTATCTCAAGGTATGCTAGCACAGATGTTACAAATTCAAAAATCATTTTCTGCCAAGAAAAGGCACTTCTGCAAGCACTATAGAACTCTCCTGACACCTTGGACCCACTATGATCCAATTAAACccaaaaaaggctgctttgggggAAAGGAGGTCCTCTGAAACAGAAAAGTAGAAGCCTGCAATGGGAGAAAAACAAACATGCCTCTCACTGGTGGAAAACGACTATTGAGTTCAGCCAGAGATTATTGCAAGCATAATTTAGAGCAAGTGCTTTCAAGAAACACTACAGTAGTCCAGCTCTGAATGCTGCTGTCCGAGCCCTGACTATGGTAGCTTACAGGAGCCCTCCACTCCACCACACATTGCCTTGGTAACTTGGGGCGTGGATGAGGGAAACAAATAGGTATTTGGCCCAATCATGTTCCTAATAATGTTTGTGGAAGCATATCAGGACCAAGAAACTTCCCAAATTGGAATGGCTCCTATTAAAAACTGGATTACCTTCCAGATGGCCAACATCACTTAGTGAAATGAAGCCAAATGAACATACTCATTGAAAACTGAGGACAGGGAGATTTATTTATCTATGTTGCATCTTTGCAAGACTAAATCATATAGTTTACATTTGTGTTGAGCCTTGAGATTATGCTTCGCTAGCTTGTatttatgtccagttctgggacCTCAGCTGCTTGACATCAATGCTGTATGTGACTCTGACACACAAATGATGGGAAAACATGGcataatataaacaaaacaagGAGTCCTGCGTAATAAAGGCAACTGATAGCTGACTTGTGAAAGCAGTGTAGAAATGAGAGGCTTTCTTTACTGAGTGTTTGCCATTGAAGCTTTTGTCGCTGTCATTAAAGAATCCTTGCAATGCAGTCatagttctttattttgttcaagCTGATTCATAAACAGGCTGCCAGTTCTATCCTGTTTTGATAGCCTTCGTCAGTGTACAGTATTCACACTGGTTGAGCAACCGGTGCCATACTGATTGTTTCAAAGAGACTGGGAGCTCTTGTAGAAGATCTTAAAATAGCTACGAAGTTTATGTGGTCCAGTGTGAATACTGTACTGTGATGAAGGCATCAAAACAGGACAGAACCGGCTTGACAGGATAGAACTGTACTTGACTCTGATGCAGCACAACAGCCCCATCCAGTCACTGAAACTTTCCTCTAATGACTTCTCATGTGACTAGTCCCACATATAACAGAATTTATACAAATAACTGTGGAACAGTTGATTGATTTCCATTCCACTTGCCTCATACAGGATGCCACTGTAACTGTATATGCAAAAACTATAGTTAAGGAAGACTTTTCTGCAGAACTATTTAGTACAGGAAAGGTTCCCAACAACAGTGAAAAGAGCTTGGCTGTATAAATGATAACTTTACTGCCACCACCCTTTTCAGCTGCAGTCTTCCGCACTCCCAAAATTGTGCCCCTACGATTCAGTGGATCAAGTGGAACATCGCAGAGGTTAACGTGGCAGGGGGATGTAATAAGAGAAAGGAACTGACAAATACCACTCTTCCCCTATCCTGTAATCAGAAATGCCCATGAGTACAAGGATTCAGGCAACTactatttgcagttttatttgaaTACATGCAACAAGATCTGTGTTAATGTCAAAAATCTATAGAGATGAGGAAAAGATTTTGGCAAAAGCAGTAAGAATCACAACACATGTATGTTCTTTCACCTACCCAGCTCAAGCAGCCGCTTGGTCAGCGTCATGGCTTTGTCCAAATCGCCCTGCTGGTACACTGCATAGCTTAAGTAATCTAGAACAGAGACTTTGTCAATAGAAGAAACCTCTCCATCATCCAGCTGTTTCAGAGCTTGTTCCATCCAAAGTTCTGTGTGGTAGTAGTCTGATTCAGTGTATGCAATCTTGCCCAATTCAAAGCAATCTTCAGCTGTTAAAAAGGTCTTATGTTTCACTCCTAAGAACAAGAAGCGAATAAAAGCTAGTAACCTTTTCACTAAACTTCGTATTTGGATGTCATATACTTGCACAAAAGTTTTCTTCTGGAATGGTACTATCTGTGTTTTTgtttaatatgtgtgtgtgtgtagcaacaTTATAAACTCATGGGAATTTCAGTGCAATTTTGCTGGAAAAATATAGATGGGTGAGTAAATACAACATAAGAAAAGATCCTGATGGTCAGTTCATTTTAACCTGTACTACAAGTCCATCTGtagaaattggggggtgggggggctgtcaCTGCCATTTAAATGCAGAGCTGCTTAAATAATAAGCTGGATGATGGATTCCATCACACAAAACACTCCGTATGCAAAAAAGGAAATCATAGGGAACCGACCTTGAATAGTTCCCACAAGCCAGAGAAAGCCCTTATCAGTTTTTAGGCCACATGAGATGCCCATATTTAATCTGAACCCTGCAAGTCCATTTTACTAGTCAAGGGCTCCTAACAATATACAGGCTGTATGAATcggggttgggggggttgggggggggatctcaaGTTTTGTGCtatggtttttaaattttatttatttatttatttatattattttatattatattatattatatattatattattatattattatatattatttatatatcaaatttataaaccgcccacccccaaagggctctgttaaaattgtattttaactATGACTTGTAAGTTGTCctgagccacaaggaaaggcagattataaatactgtaataaataaataaataaattgcagtaCAAAAGAATCTACTGATAGAGCATGTGGGCTTGGGAgaggtgaaaaaaaatattatcagTTAGTGATATTCTAAGTGCCATCCAACACAGTGCCTGAAATACAGCCACATCCCAAATAGCACCTCTTACAATACGAACAGCCCACAACACAAACCACATTTCTCaaaaaagggaaatgggaaaATGAAATACTACCAAAACAAAATATGCTCATTCACTTGAAcataccctgttttcctgaaaataagccctagcatgatttttcaggatttttggaggatgcttgaaatataacccTTACTCCAAAaacaagccctagttacagatttttCAGTGCAGTTGATCTGATCACGAGGGAGGtgtaaaatcatggaaaaaaataagacatcccctgaaaataagccctaacacatcttttggagcaaaaattacttTTGGAGCAAAtatttttcggggaaacacaataGCAAAAAGTACACCTTCATGCACTGTAAGCAAATCATATGTAACACACCCAACAATAAGTTCACATTCACACCACTTCACAAGTTAGCAACTGCACTGTTATGACAACAAGGCCCAAACAAAAAAGTCAGATCCTTCACAAGGTACTTTCTGCATTACAAGAGAAAAACAGGAATAAGAAACCAGTGTGCTTTTCATGATATATCAAACACCTTTCTTTTACCTTTGTTTCAAAGGGTCAATTTACCTGGAAGATTTCCCTTTGACAGAGTATCTGTGTCTAAATTATATGTATCTTGAAGCCGTAAAAGAGCTTTGGCAGCACCAGTCTGATCTTCATCGTTAGGGAAATACTGGCGTTGAATAGTCATGTTGGAAATAAACCCTAAAGATAAAGACAAAATGTTAAAGGGGCAAAAATATTACATTTCCAAACCAAATTGGGCTTTATGCAAATATTCTCAACCAGCAGTAAACCCCATTGTGGCAAACAAATACAACCGGCACTAGAAAAGGAGGTGAGGTAAAGGCACCCACCAAGGGGGGTAACACCTCCCGCATTTCTTCCCACCTGGGCCTGGCCTTATCAGAAACAGTAGGGGGCTCCTGTTGCTCCCTCCAGGtggtccttttccctccctcacagGATTCCAGACCCTCCTTCACCTTTACATTTGTTGCTCAATTAAAAAGGCCCTCTACCCACCCGACTGCTTCTGGACTTTGCTGAAGAtgctggtggtggcagcagccgccgccgcccctcACGACTCAGCCCAGCATTTCTGGAGGACAACAGAAGGCAACCGCCATAGCAAGACAAGGCCCCTGCTTGTTTtttggagggaggaaagggggataGGGGAATGGTTGGGCTGCTCTGGGCCAGGGGGAAGcctgaactgcccccccccccttgcgggTCATGCTTGTTCTTCGGGacagagatgggagggggggactgGTCAGGCTGATCCCAGACCAGGTGGGAGAGCACTTTGCTGTCCCTGCTAGGCCCTACTTGTTTTGGGGGCGGGTGGGGATGGTGGGCAGGGGTCTGGGCAGGCTGCTGCTGGAacatgtgggagggggccttgCTGCTGTTGTCTGCCCTGTTTGCTATTGTATCAGGGGGAAGACAGGCAGAGGGACTGGCCAGGCAGCGAGAGAAGCAGTGGGGTCAATTACAGCACAAGACTCACTTCCATACATGGCTGGGCTGGAACTGAATCCTGCACAGCCACTGGTGGGAAAAGAGTCACCGCCACATTCTAAATCTTAGCAAATTATATCTTAGGATACAGATTAACTGGAACACACACATAGACAAACCTGCATCTCCCTACTATTTTACATGTATTTTTCAGAAACTACCAGAGTAACAAAAAACACCAATAGCTGTAAAACCCTCTTTCCCCTACTGTTCACAGTTCCTCCACCAGGTCCCCTAGCCCAAATGTCACTGCTTCTATCCTGCCATTATATTGAGCTCCCTTCCTTTTGCAATCACAGTGAAGCATGAAAGGTAACTGTAAAGTACTGGAAATCTTAGTTTCCATTTCATCCTTTCTGATGCTGGCTAGTAATcagatttaataaaataaaatgaaggattGCATCAAATGCATAACTTACATACAGAGGTAAGATTTTTCAGCATACTCTTTCAGACTAGCACATATTTTCAGATCACAACACTGATCTCTATCAGATTATTTTCCCTTAGGTTTTCTCCTGGATTTTTGGTTTGTATCTCTTACAATGCAGATGTACAGTAAGATTCACTTAGACAATCAAACAGAGAGGAGGTTCCAGTCAGATTTCTAGAGATACCACACCACAAACAATACTACTGCCACCACAATTCCAAATCTCTCTCGCGATATCAAGTTTCCCCAACACAATGACAAGAAACTTAAATTCATGACTGATGAGGGAACAGTGCCAAGGACTTCACAAGTCATTTGACTATTCACTTCCTCAGTCCAGTTCTATAAGTTTCTCCAGGGATTTGTTGGCATCTAAAAAAACGCAACAGTTATTTGTAGCACTGGATCTGGAGTCTCCATTATTGTGCACTTCAATGATCTCCGTTCCTTCTATATCTCCATCTGGTGAAGATCTAATTGCCGAAGAAGCTGAGGGGTGAGGTTTCTCCATCAGTTCGCTCAGCTCTTGGGCCCAGGTTTTTCCCTTTGTATCCTGTTGAGATCCCAATTGCAAGTCTTTAAAGAGATGAAAGTCCAACTCATAATCCATCTGAGGTAACTCTAAGGAATGTTGAGGGGCCAACTGAGAAGGGATACAGAGGTCTCTCCCAGTATAACAGTGGGAGGCAGGCAGAGTCTTAGGAGGGCAAATGTATGTAGTTCTTGAGAGATTTTGTTCCCATAAGGCTCAGAAGGTGTTGTCTCTGTTCTAAATTAGTTTGTTCCAACAAGCGATTCCTGGTGTGGGTCCCATTTCCCTGGGCTATGGTTGCTAAGATCCTGTGCTATATAGAATGAAGAGAGGGATCCCTGGGGGCTTGACTCTCAAACTGAACTTCTAGCCCATCAAGTTTCCTGCTCTGCAGATGTATCGAGGCAATTCCAAATCATGGGATTAAGTCTCCTTTTGGAGAGGTTTGGAACTAATGGAGACACGATAatattatatgaaaaaaaaagccaGTGAGGGGAGAATGCCTTTGCTCTGTAAGAGTAATCCTACGTTTCCACAGTTCTTTTGTAATAACTGGTGAGAACCGTCAATGTTAGTAGTACTCTCTGATGGTCATGGTCTAGGTAATTTGTGCTAGCATTGATTGATTCTACTGAGATCAGATCTATCTCCTTTGCTCTGATTTTTAAGTAACACACTCAGATGAAGTTTAGCTAGACTCCAAAGAGTTCCAGACAGGCAAGCTTAGCCACATTATAGTAGAAAATATTGAGACAGATTTTATTGTTCTCAAGTATCAGTTGTTGATAGTTAACATGCTGGGTATTAAAAGGTACTCTTTCTGAAAAATTGAGCCAGATTATCAGGTTGCATTTAAGGTGAATGGTGCAGATGGTTCTATCACACTTTAGTTCACCCTTTGTTCTCTGTTCTGTGAGCTGAATCCAGTAGCATGTTGCTCAGAAGATTGTTTCACAATGGAGTCTAAGTTCATTTGGGATCTTTTAATTTCACTGTGTAAATGTTGCTAAGAGTTCTAGCAACAAGATTGCAAGAGAGAGGCAGATGTCAGACACACTTCCTCAGACATGCCTTCTGCATGTTGGCATATCTCCTTCCCTGGAGGTATGGGTTGTGATGTCGAAAGCCAGCTCCTCTGAGTCTATAAGTTAATGGGGCTCCTACCGTGGGTAAGCTCAAGCTTGAGACAGCATTGTTAGTGACTCCCACTGTTCCACGCTTCATTTTCAGAGGGTGTGCAAGGGGTGTGTTTTCCTCCCAGAGTCAAAGGGGAGAACCGATTTGATGTTGGAAATAGTAGAAATGTAAGCTGAGTCTCACCCTGGGAGGTAACAGGAAAATCGtctattttttttgttgcttGGACGCAGGAGAATCCAGCTCCTCTGGTATTTCTCAGAGGCGTTTCCTAGCTGCCATTAGCCCAGTCACGATAAGTTGCTCCACTAGGTAGATGGAAATCCTGTTAGTTGTTGAGTAATTGCTTTTAAACACCGCCTGTCTAGAGAGACCAAAGAGAGCAAAGTGTGGGGGGGTCTCAAGCGTAAATCACTAACAGGCTGCCCACACAGTAATCTGAAGACAGACACTCAATTAGGCTCCAAAATTCCACAGTTGTCCTTGACACAGATTCAAGCAGCTCACAACTGCAGGCACTTGTTAACTACACAGTCCaaattatttaaaaccatatataacaacagcagaatcaagataaatttatgtttttttcgtagcagcacagctagcgtctttccccagtgtcgccaatctaggaattgacagaaggctacttacactagtaatggccttacatcatgacactacctgtcaagtcaaatgctctcctgatggtatacttagtccttatataccagTGTAAGagtgtcaaacaggggtgtgttttggccccaaccctatttaatctttttttaagtgatctgggcttcctttttgatggaggattcctcgcactgccctgctttgaatcatatgaccatacctttacttttgtatgctgatgacgctatattactctcccgtacaaaagctggcttTAAGCCATCTTACTGGTACGCTGTGATGACAGAATATTGTAGTCACATAATAACCTGACTTTAATTTTgcagaagtcaaaaataatggtttttgcttgttcttggagaccatttagttggccaataaataatgaacagcttgaacaggtcaaacattttaaatgtatcaGGTCTCCATATTCTtctttaattataactcctcttggagttacccaaaggaaattggccattgaatcaagcaaacttatgGAGTTGCAAAGGCCATTAGCTTATagctattttcgcaccaaaggtcatgaatttgtaccttccgcagccattaaggcatttaatgctaaaatcaccatgcaattacatATAatgaatcccactgtggatacaagcatggagctgcgatatggaaaagagttcagtcattttctctatagtatactcggcttacctcactcagtcccatatgctgctgcgtctgtttggaggtggagccaacatctactccatacaagagcatggtgcatgagaccttccaattctggataatgattgtgctttaacaactgtcatgCAAAGCTTTACcactaccaggctctttctttcatagccaaaaccgagtggtggtcctttgttgaggcttaaatccatgaaatgggtctatccttggatggcattggttttaatgaatgccaatgagctaaagctgactatcaaaaaaagagattgtatgatctcgagtatagtcaccctgatgcagcaggctaatacaacagctgctctcccttgcaccttgggtataccattaaaaccctataccatggccaagtatttccatttggtcttagaaacCCAAATTGCGATTTGAGCCTTCTGACCCAcatgccaggtgcaatattctcccttcagctaccactcagggcagaatgccacagaaagtgccttttaatgaaagattttgtcctgcAGTTcaagcttacgaagaatcaagccaacacgtgatattacactgcccgttacacagtttagccaggaataaatatctaaacccgtggttaaaaccccccattgataatattaatctatcaattgtggtaacgatgttggattgtggttctgcaagtgtattggaagcgctggctaactttttgtgctctgtcatcagcaaacggttataactgtactggagattgtatcattacactgaggtcgccatttttctggtatattgctgctgttttaattatgccattaaaggtttatatatatatatatattcacttcCTCCTATTAGTGCTGAATAGCCAGACGAGTCTTTTAGACTACAGAGACTTCTTAAAACACCTACCATCAGACATGTCCTTCAAGACCAAATTCTCCAGTTCACTCCACTCAGTGTTAAGTCGCTTCATCAACTTGAATGCATTCACAGGATGTCCCAAGAATCCTTCAGGGTCCTTGGTTGCAGTATCTGTCAGCTTGTCTAGCTTCTCTGCCCACCTAGAGAGATACAACATGAACTAAATATTTTCAACAAACCAGTTTCAGACATCTCCTTTGCACACAGACATTTTGAGCTGCCATGTGTTAACTTATAGCAAAGCGAGACAGAACCTTTCCTGTGGAAGGTCTCCTTTTGTACCACTGTACTTTTAGGCAATTGTGCACTGTTTTATAAACTTTCATAATCCAATAAAGATATTAGCAGTCAAATCTTGTTGTCCTTGTTAACAGAACACGTCATGTCTTTAAAGGTTTATAAGTATTCCTATGAATATAACATTAAAGTGGAGCTTTGAAGTCAACAGTGAAATGGCATTAAATTAGCTTTATTGAATTTTCCCCCTATTCAAATATTTCAGTTCAAGTATTGAGGTATTTATGCAGTATGTAAATTAACATAGTGGACTTTATTAAATATAAAGGGGTAAATACTAAACGTTGCTCTGCGCCCATAATTAGCATTCCCACCTCAGTAATACTTTCACCAGTTCTCACTCCCACTGTATATCCCCATTTCTCCTATTAGTCCACTGTTATTTTTGGCCCACTCCTGCAACTACATTTCAAAGAACACAGCAAGCTAGACTGGtaaaagagtgtgtgtgggggggtgggggtggagttccATGCCATAAGCTCCAGTCCACTTGTGGTACATAAAATCCACCTCAAGTAAAATATAAATCAGACTCAAAACAACTATGGGCATCAAAAAATCATTGAGAAAATTAATTCAATTCGAAATTTTCTTGAAAACCCACAGCCTTAATTAAATTAtg
Protein-coding regions in this window:
- the P4HA1 gene encoding prolyl 4-hydroxylase subunit alpha-1 isoform X1 codes for the protein MVGRIISLPSGACSASPVTGVKRGEGGERVSGDLSRRCMGRIKIDKTMVFTMSWCLLVFGVLLPSSYAHTDFFTSIGHMTDLINTEKDLVTSLKDYIKAEESKLEQIKKWAEKLDKLTDTATKDPEGFLGHPVNAFKLMKRLNTEWSELENLVLKDMSDGFISNMTIQRQYFPNDEDQTGAAKALLRLQDTYNLDTDTLSKGNLPGVKHKTFLTAEDCFELGKIAYTESDYYHTELWMEQALKQLDDGEVSSIDKVSVLDYLSYAVYQQGDLDKAMTLTKRLLELDPEHQRANGNMKYFEYIMAKEKETNKSFAETNDKAEEESKIQKKGPSKDYLPERQKYEMLCRGEGLKMTPRRQSKLFCRYSDGNGNPKYILGPVKQEDEWDRPRIVRFIEIISDEEIETVKELAKPRLRRATISNPITGILETAHYRISKSAWLSGYENPIVARINTRIQDLTGLDVSTAEELQVANYGVGGQYEPHFDFGRKDEPDAFKELGTGNRIATWLFYMSDVAAGGATVFPEVGASVWPRKGTAVFWYNLFPSGEGDYSTRHAACPVLVGNKWVSNKWIHERGQEFRRPCSLSEFE
- the P4HA1 gene encoding prolyl 4-hydroxylase subunit alpha-1 isoform X5; this translates as MGRIKIDKTMVFTMSWCLLVFGVLLPSSYAHTDFFTSIGHMTDLINTEKDLVTSLKDYIKAEESKLEQIKKWAEKLDKLTDTATKDPEGFLGHPVNAFKLMKRLNTEWSELENLVLKDMSDGFISNMTIQRQYFPNDEDQTGAAKALLRLQDTYNLDTDTLSKGNLPGVKHKTFLTAEDCFELGKIAYTESDYYHTELWMEQALKQLDDGEVSSIDKVSVLDYLSYAVYQQGDLDKAMTLTKRLLELDPEHQRANGNMKYFEYIMAKEKETNKSFAETNDKAEEESKIQKKGPSKDYLPERQKYEMLCRGEGLKMTPRRQSKLFCRYSDGNGNPKYILGPVKQEDEWDRPRIVRFIEIISDEEIETVKELAKPRLRRATISNPITGILETAHYRISKSAWLSGYENPIVARINTRIQDLTGLDVSTAEELQVANYGVGGQYEPHFDFGRKDEPDAFKELGTGNRIATWLFYMSDVAAGGATVFPEVGASVWPRKGTAVFWYNLFPSGEGDYSTRHAACPVLVGNKWVSNKWIHERGQEFRRPCSLSEFE
- the P4HA1 gene encoding prolyl 4-hydroxylase subunit alpha-1 isoform X2, whose translation is MVGRIISLPSGACSASPVTGVKRGEGGERVSGDLSRRCMGRIKIDKTMVFTMSWCLLVFGVLLPSSYAHTDFFTSIGHMTDLINTEKDLVTSLKDYIKAEESKLEQIKKWAEKLDKLTDTATKDPEGFLGHPVNAFKLMKRLNTEWSELENLVLKDMSDGFISNMTIQRQYFPNDEDQTGAAKALLRLQDTYNLDTDTLSKGNLPGVKHKTFLTAEDCFELGKIAYTESDYYHTELWMEQALKQLDDGEVSSIDKVSVLDYLSYAVYQQGDLDKAMTLTKRLLELDPEHQRANGNMKYFEYIMAKEKETNKSFAETNDKAEEESKIQKKGPSKDYLPERQKYEMLCRGEGLKMTPRRQSKLFCRYSDGNGNPKYILGPVKQEDEWDRPRIVRFIEIISDEEIETVKELAKPRLSRATVHDPQTGKLTTAQYRVSKSAWLSGYENPIVARINTRIQDLTGLDVSTAEELQVANYGVGGQYEPHFDFGRKDEPDAFKELGTGNRIATWLFYMSDVAAGGATVFPEVGASVWPRKGTAVFWYNLFPSGEGDYSTRHAACPVLVGNKWVSNKWIHERGQEFRRPCSLSEFE
- the P4HA1 gene encoding prolyl 4-hydroxylase subunit alpha-1 isoform X3, with translation MVGRIISLPSGACSASPVTGVKRGEGGERVSGDLSRRCMGRIKIDKTMVFTMSWCLLVFGVLLPSSYAHTDFFTSIGHMTDLINTEKDLVTSLKDYIKAEESKLEQIKKWAEKLDKLTDTATKDPEGFLGHPVNAFKLMKRLNTEWSELENLVLKDMSDGFISNMTIQRQYFPNDEDQTGAAKALLRLQDTYNLDTDTLSKGNLPGVKHKTFLTAEDCFELGKIAYTESDYYHTELWMEQALKQLDDGEVSSIDKVSVLDYLSYAVYQQGDLDKAMTLTKRLLELDPEHQRANGNMKYFEYIMAKEKETNKSFAETNDKAEEESKIQKKGPSKDYLPERQKYEMLCRGEGLKMTPRRQSKLFCRYSDGNGNPKYILGPVKQEDEWDRPRIVRFIEIISDEEIETVKELAKPRLSRATVHDPQTGKLTTAQYRVSKSAWLSGYENPIVARINTRIQDLTGLDVSTAEELQVANYGVGGQYEPHYDFARKDEPDAFKELGTGNRIATWLFYMSDVAAGGATVFPEVGASVWPRKGTAVFWYNLFPSGEGDYSTRHAACPVLVGNKWVSNKWIHERGQEFRRPCSLSEFE
- the P4HA1 gene encoding prolyl 4-hydroxylase subunit alpha-1 isoform X4, giving the protein MVGRIISLPSGACSASPVTGVKRGEGGERVSGDLSRRCMGRIKIDKTMVFTMSWCLLVFGVLLPSSYAHTDFFTSIGHMTDLINTEKDLVTSLKDYIKAEESKLEQIKKWAEKLDKLTDTATKDPEGFLGHPVNAFKLMKRLNTEWSELENLVLKDMSDGFISNMTIQRQYFPNDEDQTGAAKALLRLQDTYNLDTDTLSKGNLPGVKHKTFLTAEDCFELGKIAYTESDYYHTELWMEQALKQLDDGEVSSIDKVSVLDYLSYAVYQQGDLDKAMTLTKRLLELDPEHQRANGNMKYFEYIMAKEKETNKSFAETNDKAEEESKIQKKGPSKDYLPERQKYEMLCRGEGLKMTPRRQSKLFCRYSDGNGNPKYILGPVKQEDEWDRPRIVRFIEIISDEEIETVKELAKPRLRRATISNPITGILETAHYRISKSAWLSGYENPIVARINTRIQDLTGLDVSTAEELQVANYGVGGQYEPHYDFARKDEPDAFKELGTGNRIATWLFYMSDVAAGGATVFPEVGASVWPRKGTAVFWYNLFPSGEGDYSTRHAACPVLVGNKWVSNKWIHERGQEFRRPCSLSEFE